The proteins below are encoded in one region of Vulpes lagopus strain Blue_001 chromosome 10, ASM1834538v1, whole genome shotgun sequence:
- the LEXM gene encoding lymphocyte expansion molecule translates to MGVKRFSGAPFGVQSHRFDVSAVYPNRKKFSTFTEAPYSRLYSVDLSHIGPGTYGYKETCFSKKKLREEVGTGWARAQEAIRLTQLPHFQYQAIMKEKQLQKEKLGPGSYNLKDFLEQLQEKPCSTRGLLSSGEIRFRGLIGNYYPGPGNYGVKGNPYTKLEEKAWNRSHSEGLMCRMTNKPSPLSHQGSGLAPGTYSLKSGIEAYLAQSMGTRGLYDTFSGDRSKPQPYGHYSVQKKKPRELMNFTSFVEELNSCHNKKRGVFSKISRNPETPTERIYWATLSQCPRKLATSGPGSWLPPEKECKHINQPPFLLSSKRMGIKTYQMILGSWNPVGVGHYLNTWLAETKDRRQRYRSLFLGGSKRYLSDPARDRLMQERITPFTKGRCPPTVDYNSDSTS, encoded by the exons ATGGGCGTCAAGAGGTTCAGCGGGGCGCCCTTCGGGGTGCAGAGCCACAG gTTTGATGTCTCTGCCGTTTACCCCAACCGGAAGAAATTCAGCACTTTTACAGAGGCCCCATACTCCAGGCTTTACTCTGTGGACCTG TCCCACATAGGACCTGGGACCTATGGCTACAAGGAGACCTGCTTTAGCAAGAAGAAGCTCAGAGAGGAGGTGGGCACAGGCTGGGCCCGGGCCCAGGAAGCCATCCGGCTGACCCAGCTGCCCCACTTTCAGTACCAGGCCATCATGAAGGAGAAGCAGCTGCAG aaggagaagctggggcCTGGCTCCTACAACCTCAAAGACTTCTTAGAACAGCTGCAGGAGAAGCCGTGCAGCACCCGGGGGCTGCTCAGCTCAGGGGAGATTCGCTTCCGAGGACTCATTGGG aaCTACTATCCAGGCCCTGGAAATTATGGGGTGAAGGGCAACCCATACACAAAGCTGGAAGAGAAAGCTTGGAACCGTTCTCATTCTGAGGGCCTCATGTGCAGGATGACCAACAAGCCATCCCCCCTGTCTCATCAG gggAGTGGTCTGGCTCCAGGCACCTACTCTCTCAAAAGTGGCATTGAGGCATACCTGGCACAATCCATGGGCACCCGCGGGCTTTACGACACTTTCTCCGGTGACCGAAGCAAGCCCCAGCCTTACGGACATTACTCTGTGCAG aaaaaaaagccCAGGGAACTGATGAATTTTACGAGCTTCGTGGAAGAACTTAACTCCTGTCACAATAAGAAGCGCGGGGTTTTTTCGAAAATTTCTCGCAACCCAGAAACCCCTACAGAAAGGATTTACTGGGCCACCCTCAGCCAGTGCCCCCGGAAACTG GCCACGTCTGGGCCCGGTTCGTGGCTCCCTCCAGAGAAGGAATGCAAGCACATCAACCAGCCACCGTTCCTGCTGTCTTCCAAGCGGATGGGCATAAAGACCTACCAGATGATTCTGGGAAGCTGG AACCCTGTGGGTGTGGGCCACTACCTCAACACCTGGCTGGCAGAAACCAAGGACCGTCGGCAGCGGTATCGGTCCCTGTTTCTGGGTGGATCCAAGCGCTACCTCTCAGACCCGGCCAGGGACAGGCTCATGCA ggaaaggaTCACACCTTTTACTAAGGGAAGGTGTCCTCCAACAGTGGATTACAATTCAGATTCTACTTCTTAA